CTGTGCTCCATCATTAATGGGGCACAACTCATCCAGAACCCTGCAGATGGTCTCCACAACATCGATGTTGCGTTTCTCTTCATTACCACCGATGTTATAGGTTTCGCCAATTTTCCCAGTGGTCGCCACCAGAATCAGCGCCCGTGCGTGATCCTCGACATACAACCAGTCGCGAATCTGGTTGCCCTTTCCATATACCGGCAAGGGCCTCCCAGCCAGTGCGTTCAGAATCATCAGAGGAATCAATTTTTCTGGAAACTGGCAAGGGCCATAATTATTAGAGCAATTTGTCACCAGCACAGGCAAGCCAAAAGTCCTGTGCCATGCTCTGACGAGATGGTCAGAACCAGCTTTGCTGGCAGAATACGGACTGCTGGGCTGATAGGGAGTCGATTCCGTGAACCGAGTCTGGAGAGTGGGTGATGGAGAATCGGGGCTGGCAGGAAGTGTTTCGCCATTACCAGCGTCATCATCCGGGTGAGGCAGGTCGCCATATACCTCATCCGTAGACACATGATGAAAGCGAAAACCTGCACTTCGTGACGGCTCCATTGCCTGCCAGTAAGCTCTCGCCTGCTCCAGCAGCACATAGGTTCCAATAATGTTAGTTTGCATAAACTCGCCGGGAGAATCAATGGAACGATCAACATGGGATTCTGCGGCCAGATGCAACACGATATCCGGTTGATAACGACTGAAAATGTCCTTTATCGCCTTGGCATCAGCAATGTCGGCCTTCTCAAATGAGTACCGGTCACTGAAGCTCACCGACACCAAAGAGTCCAGATTCCCCGCATAAGTCAGTTTGTCAACATTGACAACGCGATGAGCCGTGTGCTGAATCAAGTACCGTATCACCGCTGAGCCAATAAACCCTGCTCCACCAGTTACCAGAAAAGTCTTTATACTGTCGCCTGTATTATGAAACCCTTCAGTCACAGCCCACCTTCAACCTGCTTATACAACGTTCAAGCGAATTGCGCCAATAGGGGATGGTAACACCGAATTCCGTCTTGATTTTTCTTTTGTTCAAAACACTATAGTGGGGGCGCTTTGCTGGAAGTGGGTATTCACTTGTTTCAATGGGCTCAATATCACACTTGATACCCGCCATGGCGGTTATGGCACAGGCAAAATCATACCAACTGCAGACACCTTCGTTGGCAAAGTGGAATACCCGCCCGCCCCCCACTGAAGAACATGAGAGCATACGAACCAGCATATCTGCCAGATCACCTGCATAAGTAGGGCTTCCCACCTGATCATCGACCACCCGCAGCTGCCCGCTGCGGCTAGCGTGTTGGAGAATGGTTTTCACGAAGTTCTTTCCTCGAGATGAGTACAACCAGCTGGTACGAACAATAGTACTACGATCATTTGCCGACATGACCGCCTCCTCACCAGCAAGCTTACTGGCTCCATACACTCCCAAGGGGTTTGGCACGTCACCTTCCACATAAGGAACCGTCTTGGTGCCGTCAAATACAAAATCCGTAGAGATATGAATAAAAGGAATCCCCAAGTCGCCTGATATGCGAGCAAGATGCGCCGCGCCTTTTTCGTTAATCCGAAAAGCGTTTTCACACTCACTTTCAGCCGCATCAACAGCGGTATATGCAGCACAATTCACAATACCGGCAATGGGATAAGTCCGGCAAAATCGCTCGACATCACCATAGGCCGTAACATCAAGGACCTCCCGACCCGCAGAGATACACGCTGGCCCCAGGCGTTCGCTGAGTTCCCCACCAAGCTGACCATGGCCACCGGTGACAAGAATCTTACTCATACAAATTTTCAGCAGGAAAGAGTTCAGCCTCTTTCAGGGATGGCTGATGCGAGTCCTTATCAGACAAAAGCAGCTGATCTGCCGGAAGCCTCCAGTCAATGCCAAGATGTGGATCATTATAGACTATTCCGCGATCACTTTTGCTGGAGTAATAATTATCGACTTTATACTGGACAACTGCGACTTCAGAGAGCACCACAAAACCGTGGGCAAAGCCACGCGGAATAAAGATCTGACGTTTATTCTCCGCAGAAAGCTCCGTGCTCACGCAGGCTCCAAAGGTAGGGCTTTCCCGGCGAATATCGACAGCGACATCAAGCACACAGCCAGCCACGACACGCACCAGCTTGCTTTGAGCAAACGGCGGCAGCTGATAGTGCAGTCCTCGTAGTACTCCACAGCGCGAACACGACTCATTGTCCTGCACAAATCCTACCTGAAAGCCAAGAGCCGCATGCAGGGCATCAAGGCGGAATGTTTCCATGAAATACCCGCGACTATCTTCCAATACTCTGGGTTCAAGCAGCAGGACGTCAGCTATCTGTGTGGGCGTAATCTTCATCCCTTCAACCTTTCCCGCTCAGCAATCCGTAACAGATACTGACCATACTGGTTCTTTTCAAGAGGCTTTGCCAAATGCACTAACTGCTGTCTGTCAATGTAGCCCATCTCATAGGCTATCTCCTCAAGACACGCTACCTTCAGGCCCTGCCGCTTTTCAATGACCTCAATGAAATTTCCCGCCTCAAGAAGACTCTCATGGGTTCCAGTGTCCAGCCAGGCATAGCCACGCCCCATAAGCTCAACCTTCAAGCGACCCTGCTTCAGGTAGTACTCGTTGATGGCTGTTATCTCAAGTTCTCCTCGTTCAGAGGGCTGAATCCGCCTGGCAACCTGCACCACATCATTGGTGTAGTAGTAAAGACCTACAACAGCATAATGACTTTTAGGAAACTCCGGCTTTTCTTCAATGCTTACGGCGTCCAGATTCCGGTCAAACTCCACCACTCCATAGCGCTGGGGATTACTCACCTGATAGCCAAATATCACTGATCTGCGCTCCTGTTCGACTATTCTCACGCTTCTGCGCAGCACCTCAGATAAACCATGTCCATAAAAAAGATTATCCCCAAGCACCAGACACACATCGGAGCCTCCGATAAACTCCTCACCAATGAGAAATGCCTGAGCCAATCCATCGGGGCTTGGCTGGACGGCATAGCTGAAGCGCATGCCAAGTTCCGTTCCATCCCCGAGCACATTCTGAAAAGTGGCCTGATCCTGGGGCGTTGTAATAATAAGAACTTCACGGAGCCCGGAAAGCATCAGCACCGAAAGGGGATAGTAAATCATCGGTTTGTCGTAAACCGGGATCAGCTGCTTGGAAACTCCTTTGGTTATAGGATACATACGTGTACCGGAGCCCCCGGCAAGAACAATAGCCTTCATCGTTGAAACCTTTCACCACTTGTCAGCTGGAGGGCTGTAAAAATATTTGGCAGAGGTATATGTGTTGCCACTCAAGAGCTCTCAGACGGGGCAACAGTACGCTCGAAATCATCGTCAAGCCGCACGATGTCATCTTCACCGATATATTCTCCCACCTGAGCCTCAATAAGCACCACCGGAATCCTGCCCTCATTTGAAAGACGATGGATCTCACCCATTTTAATGTAGGTTGATTCATTGGGCCTCACCAGGCGAACTTCATCACCCACAGTAACGGTTGCTGTCCCGGAGACAACGATCCAGTGCTCGTTCCGATGGAAATGTTTCTGTAAACTCAATCTCTTGCCGGGCTTGACTTCAATTTTTTTAATTTTGTAACCACGAGCTTCTTCCAGCACGGTAAAGGTCCCCCAGGGACGGTGACCTGTCAGGTGGATATTGTGCAGCCCATTGCCCTGGGCCCTGAGCCTGTCGACAATCTGACTCACTTTCTGAGATGAGGACTTCCGTGATACCAGCAAAGCGTCACCAGTATCGACAATAATCAGGTTCTCAACATCAATCGTGGCTATTTTTCTTTCGCGGCCATAAATAAAATTGTTTCTTGAACCAACACTTATGTGACAATCATTAAGGGTGTTACCATGCTCATCTTTTGGCAACTCATCATGCAGCGCCGCAAAATTCCCCACATCGCTCCAACCCATAGCAGCGGATACCATTCTGACACGGTCAGATTTTTCCAGCACCGCGCAATCAATGCTGTCATCGGGGATATCAAGCATATCCTCATGCCTGATCCGCATGATTTCACCGTGAATTCCATTCTTAAAAGCCTTCACACAGGCATCATGGATTTTAGGTGAATGGCTGCGCAACTCGTCTAGGAACACGCCAGCCTTGAAGAGGAATATCCCGGAATTCCAATAGTAGCTTCCTTTTTCCAGATACTCCTCAGCAGTGGCCAGGTCAGGCTTCTCGTGAAAAGCCTTTACTGTGAAGCCCTCTCCTGACTCAATATACCCAAAACCCGTTTCGGCATAGGTCGGCTGAACACCGAAAGTCACCAGATAGCCATTCCGGGCAAGCTCCTGTCCCTTGTCAAGAACCTGCTGATAGTGGCGCTGATCCTTGACAAGGTGATCGGAGGGAGTAACCAGAACCAGCTCATCCGCAGCCAGGGCCAGACATGCCAATGCAATAGCTGGAGCCGTGTTCCGTCCGACAGGCTCCAGCACATAGCTTCCCGAAGTCTGATCAAGTTCATGAAGCTGATCGACAGCCAGAAAGTACTGTTCCGCATTGGAAACGATACACTGTCGGTCACATAGCGCGGCATTGCGACTCACGGTTAACTGAAAAAGCGACCGCTCGCCAAACAACTTTACAAACTGTTTCGGCATCAAAGCCCGGCTGACAGGCCACAGCCTGGTACCTGATCCACCACATAAAATCACATTCACCATATTTTGCCTCGCTCCTGTTCAGGGTAGCAGCATGTAATGTCCCATGCAGCTTACCACACCGACGGGAAGATAAACTATTCACGCTCAACGCGAAAGGAGATCGGCCTGCGCAGAGCAGTCATACCGATGGCCAGCAAAACCTTCACCATGTAATATCCTCCCTGAAAGCCGTTGATTGAAGATATTCCCCCTTGGCGCTCGCGCATCTGCACCTCAACTTCGCTTATGGTAAACCCGTTTTTTCCCATGAGGATCACGGCTTCCGGCTCGGGATAATCCTCTGGATAGTAGCTCGCAAGAAAGCGAATCGCCTCGCGGCTGTAAGCTCTGAACCCAGAAGTGTTATCCATTATCTTCTGACCTATCAGTAAGGAGTTGACCCGCTGAAAAAAACGAATGCCAATGCGACGCAGAAAAGTTGAACGGTAACCATCATGGGGAGCCAGAAAACGCGAGCCAATCACCATATCGCTCCCCTGGTGGAGTGCTTTGAGCAGCGCAGGGATCTCCTGAGCCACATGCTGTCCATCCCCATCAAACTGTACCGCATAGCGGTAATTATGGTGTTGGGCAAACTTAAACCCAGTCTGCACCGCCCCGCCAATACCAAGATTCTTCTGCAGATCAATCACCACAGCACAGCCAGTTTCCCTGGCAATGCGTGAAGTATCATCAAGGGAGCCGTCATTGATAACCACAATATCGACATGAAGGCTTTCCTGCTGAAGATCGCGAAGAACTCCGGCAATACTGTTTTCCTCATTCAATGCGGGGACAATAATCAGAGTATCTGCCTGCGGCTCATGGCGACCAGCCACGTGCAGTGCCAAAGCTTGTATCATTTCCTTATTCTGCTCTGAAATCCGGGTAATCACCACCGTCAGGTGAATCAGCAGCAAAAAAGTAAACCCTGTTGTCATGAGAATAAGAACACTTGGAGGATAAGCAATCCCGAACAGAGCGCCAAGCCTGTCAATTGCAAAACGATCAAGGGAAAGATAGA
This portion of the Desulfurispirillum indicum S5 genome encodes:
- the rfbC gene encoding dTDP-4-dehydrorhamnose 3,5-epimerase — encoded protein: MKITPTQIADVLLLEPRVLEDSRGYFMETFRLDALHAALGFQVGFVQDNESCSRCGVLRGLHYQLPPFAQSKLVRVVAGCVLDVAVDIRRESPTFGACVSTELSAENKRQIFIPRGFAHGFVVLSEVAVVQYKVDNYYSSKSDRGIVYNDPHLGIDWRLPADQLLLSDKDSHQPSLKEAELFPAENLYE
- a CDS encoding dTDP-glucose 4,6-dehydratase encodes the protein MTEGFHNTGDSIKTFLVTGGAGFIGSAVIRYLIQHTAHRVVNVDKLTYAGNLDSLVSVSFSDRYSFEKADIADAKAIKDIFSRYQPDIVLHLAAESHVDRSIDSPGEFMQTNIIGTYVLLEQARAYWQAMEPSRSAGFRFHHVSTDEVYGDLPHPDDDAGNGETLPASPDSPSPTLQTRFTESTPYQPSSPYSASKAGSDHLVRAWHRTFGLPVLVTNCSNNYGPCQFPEKLIPLMILNALAGRPLPVYGKGNQIRDWLYVEDHARALILVATTGKIGETYNIGGNEEKRNIDVVETICRVLDELCPINDGAQRESQCDIRRYADLIRHVPDRPGHDMRYAIDAGKIQNELGWWPEETFESGIRKTVCWYLENRKWWQRVLNGHYPGHPAG
- the rfbA gene encoding glucose-1-phosphate thymidylyltransferase RfbA; its protein translation is MKAIVLAGGSGTRMYPITKGVSKQLIPVYDKPMIYYPLSVLMLSGLREVLIITTPQDQATFQNVLGDGTELGMRFSYAVQPSPDGLAQAFLIGEEFIGGSDVCLVLGDNLFYGHGLSEVLRRSVRIVEQERRSVIFGYQVSNPQRYGVVEFDRNLDAVSIEEKPEFPKSHYAVVGLYYYTNDVVQVARRIQPSERGELEITAINEYYLKQGRLKVELMGRGYAWLDTGTHESLLEAGNFIEVIEKRQGLKVACLEEIAYEMGYIDRQQLVHLAKPLEKNQYGQYLLRIAERERLKG
- the rfbD gene encoding dTDP-4-dehydrorhamnose reductase, which codes for MSKILVTGGHGQLGGELSERLGPACISAGREVLDVTAYGDVERFCRTYPIAGIVNCAAYTAVDAAESECENAFRINEKGAAHLARISGDLGIPFIHISTDFVFDGTKTVPYVEGDVPNPLGVYGASKLAGEEAVMSANDRSTIVRTSWLYSSRGKNFVKTILQHASRSGQLRVVDDQVGSPTYAGDLADMLVRMLSCSSVGGGRVFHFANEGVCSWYDFACAITAMAGIKCDIEPIETSEYPLPAKRPHYSVLNKRKIKTEFGVTIPYWRNSLERCISRLKVGCD
- a CDS encoding mannose-1-phosphate guanylyltransferase/mannose-6-phosphate isomerase, whose amino-acid sequence is MVNVILCGGSGTRLWPVSRALMPKQFVKLFGERSLFQLTVSRNAALCDRQCIVSNAEQYFLAVDQLHELDQTSGSYVLEPVGRNTAPAIALACLALAADELVLVTPSDHLVKDQRHYQQVLDKGQELARNGYLVTFGVQPTYAETGFGYIESGEGFTVKAFHEKPDLATAEEYLEKGSYYWNSGIFLFKAGVFLDELRSHSPKIHDACVKAFKNGIHGEIMRIRHEDMLDIPDDSIDCAVLEKSDRVRMVSAAMGWSDVGNFAALHDELPKDEHGNTLNDCHISVGSRNNFIYGRERKIATIDVENLIIVDTGDALLVSRKSSSQKVSQIVDRLRAQGNGLHNIHLTGHRPWGTFTVLEEARGYKIKKIEVKPGKRLSLQKHFHRNEHWIVVSGTATVTVGDEVRLVRPNESTYIKMGEIHRLSNEGRIPVVLIEAQVGEYIGEDDIVRLDDDFERTVAPSESS
- a CDS encoding DUF2304 family protein — encoded protein: MVFDRIQLVAIAFSLFIFFFIFSLVKNRRMKEEYSLLWFVMSIFLLYLSLDRFAIDRLGALFGIAYPPSVLILMTTGFTFLLLIHLTVVITRISEQNKEMIQALALHVAGRHEPQADTLIIVPALNEENSIAGVLRDLQQESLHVDIVVINDGSLDDTSRIARETGCAVVIDLQKNLGIGGAVQTGFKFAQHHNYRYAVQFDGDGQHVAQEIPALLKALHQGSDMVIGSRFLAPHDGYRSTFLRRIGIRFFQRVNSLLIGQKIMDNTSGFRAYSREAIRFLASYYPEDYPEPEAVILMGKNGFTISEVEVQMRERQGGISSINGFQGGYYMVKVLLAIGMTALRRPISFRVERE